A portion of the Deinococcus sp. AB2017081 genome contains these proteins:
- a CDS encoding ABC transporter permease, which yields MDAILTNGADVTVSGNAAAPAGSQLPALRRLPGVSAAQPLIHRYAYVGADLQDIYGIDARHFTEVSSLSNSYFKDQGAQAALAKLAARPDALYVSQETVNDYNLSLGDSVRLRLLNARTHAYGVVPFTFVGVVREFPTAPKDSFLVANAAYLAQRTGNPLPEVALLKVGGDPQPVVDGARRITQALPGVQVTDLQGARVRVSSGLTAVNLAGLSRIELGFAVLLLAGATGLVLALGLAERQRTFTVLGALGASSRQLGAFLNGEAFVIVGLGGAFGLLIGLGVAQTLVKLLQGVFDPPPEGLLLPWAYLGALLISALASTLCAVALARRASTRRVTEVLRAS from the coding sequence GTGGACGCGATCCTCACCAACGGTGCGGACGTCACCGTGAGCGGCAACGCGGCCGCCCCCGCCGGATCCCAGCTGCCGGCCCTGCGCCGCCTGCCAGGGGTCAGCGCCGCGCAGCCGCTGATCCACCGCTACGCCTATGTGGGCGCCGACCTGCAGGATATCTACGGCATTGACGCGCGGCATTTCACCGAGGTCAGCTCGCTCTCGAACAGCTATTTCAAGGATCAGGGGGCCCAGGCCGCGCTGGCCAAGCTCGCTGCCCGTCCAGACGCGCTGTACGTGTCCCAGGAGACCGTCAACGACTACAACCTCTCTCTGGGGGACAGCGTGCGCCTGCGCCTGCTCAACGCCCGCACGCACGCGTACGGCGTCGTGCCCTTCACCTTCGTCGGCGTGGTGCGTGAGTTTCCCACTGCGCCCAAAGATTCGTTCCTGGTCGCCAACGCCGCCTACCTCGCGCAGCGAACCGGCAACCCGCTCCCCGAAGTCGCGCTGCTGAAGGTGGGCGGTGATCCACAGCCCGTGGTGGACGGAGCCCGCCGGATCACGCAGGCCCTGCCGGGCGTGCAGGTCACCGACCTGCAGGGCGCGCGCGTCCGGGTCTCCTCGGGCCTGACGGCCGTCAATCTCGCCGGCCTCTCACGCATCGAACTGGGCTTCGCCGTCCTGCTGCTGGCCGGCGCGACCGGCCTGGTGCTCGCCCTGGGCCTGGCCGAGCGCCAGCGCACCTTCACCGTGCTGGGCGCCCTGGGGGCCAGCTCCCGGCAGCTTGGGGCATTCCTGAACGGCGAGGCCTTTGTGATCGTCGGCCTGGGCGGAGCCTTCGGGCTGCTCATCGGCCTGGGCGTCGCGCAGACCCTCGTCAAACTGCTGCAGGGAGTCTTTGACCCACCGCCCGAAGGCCTGCTGCTGCCGTGGGCGTACCTGGGCGCGCTGCTGATCAGTGCTCTGGCCTCGACCCTCTGCGCGGTGGCCCTGGCCCGGCGGGCCTCCACCCGGCGCGTGACTGAGGTGCTGCGGGCGTCGTGA